The Bacteroidota bacterium genome contains the following window.
CACGACGAGACTGCTTACAGCCTCGGCGGTACTGCCGGGCATGCCGGCCTTTTTTCGACGGCCAAAGACCTTTCCAAGTTTGCATTTATGATGATGAATGAAGGCAAACACAACGGACAGGCATTCCTTAAAGAAGAGACCGTGCGGTTGTTCACAGCTGCCGTAGACGGTTCTCGGCACAGCCGCGCGCTGGGCTGGGACACCAAAAGCCCGGAAGGCTACTCCTCGGCCGGCCAGCTGTTCAGCACCAAAAGCTTTGGGCACACAGGCTTCACCGGTACCTCACTCTGGATCGACCCCGAAGCCGATTTGTTCGTGATCCTGTTGACCAACCGCGTGTACCCGACAAGGGACAACAAAAAGCACAGCGCTGTCCGTGCCAAACTCGCAGATATAGCTTACGAGTCCATCACCGGTGAAAACGAGACCGTTTTGCCAAAATCGACCAATTAGGCGTGTTATAGGTCAACAAATTCTATTCGCCTTTATTGGATACTCCCTCGCGCTTCGATCACATAATCGGCGATCTCCTCAACTGTATCCAACCAGAATCCGTTTGCCGGGTCCTGCAGGTATGGGATAAGTTGCTCAAGCATAGCCAGCCGCGTAGTTTGCCGGCCTCCGTCATCCATTTCATGGCCTGAAAGGATTACCCAACCACCATCTGCTTTTGCCTGATCTAATATAGCAAGCACTTCTTCGAAGGTTTTGCCGTCCATCTCGATCCCGGTGAGCTGCGCCATATCTACATAAGCCGGGTCGCTCGCAGCTTCATCCAACCATCCTCTGCCCGATGTAAACATGTCAGCAATAACTGGCACGTAACTTTTCGTTGCGCTTCCCCGCCCCACAAAAGACTGCCCGCAGGGGTACGCAAACGAGACGGGCGTTACCCCCAACAATGCATGCAGTTTTTTGTTTGCCTGCGCCAGTTCAGCGCGCATCTCATCCAATGAATACTGCTCGAGGGCCTTGTCACGCGCCCACAAAAAGTTACCAGAGCATGGATGCATCATCGAG
Protein-coding sequences here:
- a CDS encoding polysaccharide deacetylase family protein — protein: MSQSLLRASVICLLVVFPATGYGQSSTAFEWPDGAVAAVSLTFDDARPSQVSKGIPLLDRFGAKGTFYVMPGAVEAQLAGWKAAIATGHEIGNHSMMHPCSGNFLWARDKALEQYSLDEMRAELAQANKKLHALLGVTPVSFAYPCGQSFVGRGSATKSYVPVIADMFTSGRGWLDEAASDPAYVDMAQLTGIEMDGKTFEEVLAILDQAKADGGWVILSGHEMDDGGRQTTRLAMLEQLIPYLQDPANGFWLDTVEEIADYVIEARGSIQ